The DNA region GTATTCTCATCATCTGGATGAGCTGCCATATATAAAACCGTACCTAAAACATTCAGCTTTTTAATTTCCTGATAAATTACCGAAGACGGCACAGCCATAGGCTTTTGCGCCCATGTAAATAAGGGAAATAATAGTATAAATAAAAATCGTCTACGCATGTATTTGATTGAATTGAACAAATGAATTGCCTAGCAAATTTACATTCTATTCTTTCAAAAAACGCAAGTGGTTACAATGCATCAAAGAAGCGCTCTACCAGCAATTGATAATTGCCCCATGCGTCGAAAGGCAGTGACTTATATGTGTCATTGATATCGTGATAGTTAACACCACCTAAAGTATAGGAGAAAAAACAAGGAACGCCTTTCTTGTAAAACCAATAATGATCACTATTGGCAGCGGAACCTCTTACTTTAATATCCGCCAATAAATGTATCGATTTATTAATAGCATCCAAAATGGTAAACTGTTTAGTAAAAATGGTACTGTTCACAACTTGAATACCAGTTTTACCGGTTCCTGCCATATCAAAATTCCAAAGAAACTTAATTTTCCTTAAATCAAATAAAGGATTTTGGGTAAAATATTCGGAACCTTTTAAGCCTATTTCCTCTCCCGAAAAAAATAAAAATACCATCGTATACTTTGGAGGATGCAAAGCGTAATGTCGCATCAGCGATAACACAAAACCTGTTCCACTCGCATTATCATTGCCTCCAGGAAATAAAGTTCGTTTTCCCATTCTTCCCAAATGATCATAGTGTGCGGAGACGACGATAAACGAATCAGGCTTTTGCGTACCACGTATATATCCTGCAAGATTTTGCGTAGTATAAGCAGAATCAAATTTTGCAGTAACATCTAACTTTAGAGTTGTGGGAGCTTCTATTTTTTTGTGTAGTTCGATCATCGTTTTGTTACTCTGAAAAGGCACAACTGTCCAAGTCAATTTTTGCGGACTATACAAAATCACTCCTTTTATATCTACATCTGGACTATATTGTAGATACTCCATATTTTGATTAATCACTTCTGTCATTTCTTTGGATTCCGTAGAATCTTTTTCATTATTGAAATACAGAAAATTACTCTTTGCTTTGCGCACTAGTGAAAACATATTTGCAGTATCCAACAAATCACGGCGTTTACCTTCTACTATATTGAATTTTCCTTTAGCCGAATTACTCGTAGCTCCTATCAAAAAATCTACACCAGGTTGTAAGTTTTTTCCATCGATAGCTACTTTCATTTTATCGGGAAAATAATTAACAGGAAATTGATAAGTTTGTTTGTATGTATTGTTCGAAAATGGAGCAACGTACCAGTCTTGCATTTGTTGAGCGATAAATTTCGCCGCTTTTGCGTCTGCTTTTTTATAGTAGCCACGCCCGTTCATTCTTTTAGCGGCCAATTTTTTGACCATTTTTTTGCCATAAATCGCATCTTGTTGGGCGTAAACATTTCCCAAATTCAAAATTAAAAATATCGTTAAAAGAAGTCTCCCCATCGTTTTCGACAAATTATTACCTACGAAGATGATGTTTATTCTTTACATTCGTAGCCCGTCTAAAACAATTCAATTGAAAAAACTACTTTTCTTATTATTTATATTATCCGTTAGCACGAGTTATATTTTTGCGCAAAAACAATATCAAATTATTGATTCTGGCACCATTATCAACGAACCGAATTTCAAAATGTATCATGCAGTGACTATTGTCCAGATTGACAAAGACTCGTTGCTTTACGCATGGTTTGCGGGCGATCATGAAGGTGCAAAAAATGTCTGTATTTGGGGAAGTTATCGAAACTTAAAAAACAAAAATCAATTTTCTGCGCCCTTCAAATTAGCAGAAGGAGTTACCTCAAAAGGCGATTCTATGGCTTGTTGGAATCCTGTTTTGTTTAAATCTACAACTGGGCAATTATTTTTGGACTATAAAGTAGGTCCGAATCCACGAGAATGGTGGGCGGAAAGAAAAATTTCTTTGGATAATGGACACACTTGGACCAATCCTGATAAACTTTCAGATAGTTTGCTTGGTCCGATCCGAAACAAGCCTATTCAATTGCAAAACGGAACAATACTTTATCCTTCTAGCACGGAAAGTAACGATGAAAAAAAATGGATTTCACATATAGAAAATTCCGATAAATATGGTAAAAATTGGAAATACCTCCCTATCAACTGCGACACTTTTGGCGTAATCCAACCCTCCATTTTAAAATATAAAAAAGGAAAATTACAATTGTTGATGCGCAGTCGTCAAAATGTAATCGTTTCTACCTGGTCGACAGATAACGGAAATAACTGGTCTAAATTACAATCGATAAACCTTCCCAATCCCAATAGTGGTATTGACGCTGTGACATTGCATAATGACTTGCAAATGCTGGTCTATAATCCTATGTTAGCAGGTAAGGATTGGTGGATGGGACGCGCCAAACTCAAAGTTGCCATTTCCAAAAATGGAATAGATTGGCAAGATATTTTAACCTTAGAAAATCATGATAAAGGGGAATATAGTTACCCTGCAATAATTGAAGATTCAAATCACATCATTCATATAGCCTATACCGATGACCGAAAAAATTTAAAATTTGTGGATGTAAAAATGTAATATTTCTAAATACATATATAAATGAATTAAGAGTACATTTGCAACACCTAGTATACCTTTACTCAGAATGACAAAGAGACACGCTATATTTATACTTCTAATTTGGTTAATAAGTTTACCATTATCCACTCTCAAGGCACAAAAAGAAGAATTAAGACATATTTATTATTTTGATAGTTTAGACCATGCCACAGTAGAAGATTCTAGTGTTTTTCAAAATAAGCAATACAAAACAGAAGAGGGATGGAGAATCGAATATTGGGAAAGACGCGAGCAACCACAATTTATTCTATATAGATCAGAGACAAAATCAGATACTTCATATAAACCAAAATGGGTAAAAATTCTTCGATACTATAAAAATGGTACTCCAATGGAATATAAATTCCTTAAATCTGGAATTCCTCAATCTACTATACACTATGATAAATATGCTGTTAAAAATGCGGAGATTAAATATAAAAATGGGAGAATAGTTCAACAACTCGGTTGGGATTCTCTCGGTCACAGTATAGTTCCATTTAAATATGAACAAAAAGCACAATTTTCCATATCTCCAAAAGGTTGGCAAGATTTCATTTCCAAAAATCTAAATGCCGACATACCTCGTGACAAAAATGCACCTATAGGAAATTACAAAGTTATCGTCAGATTTTCTATAGACACTTTAGGTAACGTAGAAAATGTAAAGACAATTCAAGATCCTGGTTACGGCACTGCAGAAGAGGCAATGAGAGTCATAAAAAATTCTCCCAAATGGAAACCTGCAATATTTTTAAATAAAAAAATAATATATACCCAAAGTCAGTTAATCACATTTCAAGTTCTTGACAATCCTTCAGTGCTTTTTGAGGATACAATTATCAAATACACTGACGAGACGCAAAAATATGTAAGTGCAAAAAATGCCACGCATAAAATAGTAGATTACAAAGTAAATGATACAACTAGAGTTACAACAATATTAAATATTGCAACCAATAAGTTTGTAGGAAAAGCGTCGACTATTTTTTCTAAAGACGGACATATTTATGTTAATATGCAAGCATTAAACTCACAAGGAAATACAATCACACTAACAAAAACAGTAGATAACAAAATTAAACGCATTTTAAAATATCATCCTAATGGAAGAAAAAGTTCTGATGTTCAATTTGGAGAAAATGGAATTCCAATAAATACAAGACGATGGGACGAAAATGGTAATTTAATCAAATAAAGAAGAGTATTGAACTTCTATTCTATCACAATTTCCACATTAAAAATCTTTTCAAAATTTTTCCGAAGTGTAGCTTTTACCTCTTCCATATCTAATTTACGACCGATCTCTTTTTCCATAGAAGTCGCAGTTTTACCTTGAATACCACATGGAACGATATAGTTAAAATAGTCTAAATCCGTATTGACATTTAGGGCAAATCCATGCATCGTCACCCAGCGACTGCAACGAATACCCATCGCACATATTTTGCGTGTATGATCCGGTTCGATCCAAACGCCGGTTTCTCCTTTACTTCTACCTCCCTCAATCCCATATTCCGCAATTGTATCGATCATCACTTGCTCCATGCTACGCAAATACCAACCAAGATCCTGCTTCATTTGTTCCAAATCAAAAATAGGATAACCCACAATTTGACCAGGTCCGTGAAAGGTTATATCTCCACCACGATTGATATGAAAATATTCGATACCCATCTCCTCTCTTTCCGTATCCGAAATAAGTACATTATCCTCATGTCCGGTTTTACCAAGGGTGTACACCAAAGGATGCTCTACAAATAATAACTCGTGCTGTATACCTGCGGCCGCATAATCTGGTTGATCTGAAAGTTTTCTCGCTTCCGATTTTTTCTCCACTCTTTCCTTCAACATTCGTTCTTGTAAGTCCCATGCATCCTTATACTCCATATTGCCCAAATCCTTAAAATATACTTTCTGTACCATTGTTCATCTTTTTAATCGGATACCAAAGGTAATATATCTTTAGAGATGTGAAATGCGGTTCACATCTTACATTTGCACAATGAATGAAGAATTAGACAACATTACGCCTGAGGAAAATTCGGAATCGCTCTATGAGCGTAGCAGTTTTGTCGTGGACAAAGGACAAGATTTGTTACGCATAGACAAATGGCTTCATGCCAAGCTCGCAGGAGTGACTCGAAATAAGATTCAGCAAAGTATTGCTGCCGGTTTTCTTACCGTTAATGGACAGATTGTAAAAAGCAATTATAAAGTACATCCTGGAGATCAAGTGTTATTAATGAGCCTCACGGCACCTCCAGACACTTCGGAAATTGTTCCAGAAAATATTCCGTTGGAGATTGTTTACGAAGATGATGCCGTGATTGTGATCAATAAGAAGCCCAATATGGTGGTACATCCTGGTGTCGGCAATTATACAGGAACCTTATTAAATGCGATTGCTTATCATTTCCAAAAAGCAAATATTAATACCGATGACGAGGCATTACCTCGCTACGGCATGGTGCATCGTATAGATAAAAATACAACCGGACTAATTGTATTAGCCAAAACAGCAGTGGCGGCAGCACATTTAGCCAAACAATTTTTTGATCATACGGTACATCGCAGATATGTCGCAGTTGTTTGGGGTGATATGGAGGAGGAAGAAGGAACTGTAAATGCACACATCGCTCGCCATCCTAGAAATCGTAAAATATTTGCACCATTTCCAGAGGGTGAGATTGGCAAACATGCCATTACGCATTGGAAAGTTTTGGAAAAATTAAATTACGTAACAGTTGTCGAGTGTCGATTAGAAACAGGCCGTACACATCAGATACGAGTTCACATGAAATATATTGGCCATACGCTATTCAACGATGCTGAATATGATGGAAATAGAATTTTAAAAGGGACCGTTTATGGCAAATACAAACAATTTGTAGATAATTGTTTTGAAATATGTCCACGAGTGGCGTTGCATGCCAAAAGCTTAGGATTTATCCATCCGACCACCGGAGAAGAAGTTCTTTTTGAATCTGAATTACCAGAAGACATGACGCAACTTATCCAAAAATGGGAGAAATATATTAGTTACGCCAACTAAAAATTATAGTCTAAAAAATATATTTTTCGTAGTATAAATAAAGCCACATTTCAAATGAATTGTGGCTTTATTTATACTATTTCTATTATAATTTAATGGCTATAATATTCTCCTTTTAGAGGTTTGAATATTACAGAACGATGGAACGTATTAAATGCATTTAAATCATCTTGATGCAAACTTGCCCAGTTGTTATATGCCGCCTCATTTGAGGAAGAAAATAACCATTGATTATACGCTTCAAAATTTCCTTGTTTTAATAGTTGACGTTCTCTATCAAACAATCTAAAAGGGTACGTTTTATAGTTATCACTTTGGAACCAATCAACAATAAATTGGCCTCTCAATGCTATCAAACTTTCTGTTGTTACACCGTCAGATAAAATATTGGTATATTTTTCTAATGTAGTCGCTACTGCTTTTTCAAACGGTTTTCCACTAGAAATATATTTACCAATTACGGTTGAACTAGCAAACAAAGCTTTGTATTGATTAAAAAGTAATATTTTGATCTCTTTAGTTCTTGGTGTCAGACTTTCTAGATCTACAAACATTTCACCATATAAAACACTCCATAATGGATTATTATTGGTAGCATATAGCTTAGCTAATTCGTAATAGTTTCCGCTAATATTGGGGTCAACTTGAATGCCTTTTTCAAAAACTTTTATTGCCTCCTTCTGATCCAAATCACCTAAATATGCAGATCCTAATTCTGCATATAATAAAGCACTATTAGGAAATTTATTTATGCCTTTAGATAATACTTTAATAGCATCTTTATATTGCACAATGGAACTATATGCACTTCCCACTAATTGAAAAACCATATCCTGCGCATCACTTCTTTCCAAAAGTGGCTTACCTAAACTAATTACATTCGAAAAATTACGATTATAATAATTAACTAAGACTTTATCTTGTTGAAGTTCATAATTATCGGGGTATTGTTTCAAGCTTGCATCCAATCTTTCTATTGCTTTACCAAAGCCAATATCCTGCAAAGACCCCATAATATCTTTTGAATCAGCTTCCGCACTTTGCGCCATAGCACCAAGTCCTAAAGACATTAAAGAAGCTAATAAAAATGTTTTTTTCATACAAATATTTTAGTCCAAATATAAAGGTGTTAAAATTTTATTCATTAATCAAATGTGTCAACAATCCGTCACGTAATTTTGGCTCAAACCAAGTGCTTTTCGGAGGCATCACATTACCACTATCTGCAATTGCAAATAATTGATCGATCGTTACAGGATACAAACTAAATGCCACTTTCATTTTATCCGAATCAACCAATCTTTCCAATTCATCCAACCCTCTTATCCCTCCTATGAAATCGATCCTCTTATCCGTACGTGGATCTTGAATCCCCAAAATAGGATCAAGCAGCCCATTTTGCAATATTGACACATCTAAAATCCCAATAGGATCTTCATTTATAATAGTAGATTTTGATTTTAAGGAGTACCACTGTTTTTCCAAATACATTCCAAATATATGAGGCTCTGCAGGTAACACTTGAAAGTCTGAAGTTTCTACATCAAAATTTATTGCTATTTCTTTCAAAAAGTCATTTGAACCTAATCCATTCAAATCTCGAACTACACGATTGTATTCCATAATATGCAATTGATTTGCAGGAAATAATGTAGTTAAAAAATGAGCAGGCTCAACTTTTGATTCCGTATATAATGCGGTCCTTACTTTTGCTGCAGAGGCTGCACGATGGTGACCATCCGCTATATATGTATTTGGGATTTTTTTTGCAAACAACTCTGTTATTGCTTCGATTTCTACATAGGAATCGACAACCCAGACCATATGTTTCACTCCATCCTCTGCAACAAAATCATACAATGGAGCATGATTATTTCGCCAGTTTTGAACTAAACTATCTAACTCAGCCAAATTACGATATGCCAAAAACACATTACCGGTCTGCGCCTCCGTAATTTGAATATGATTGATTCTATCTATTTCTTTTTCTGGACGGGTAAATTCATGTTTTTTGATAATATCATTTTCATAGTCATCCAAAGAACTAACTGCGACAATACCCGTTTGTTCTCGACTATCCATCGTCAAACTATAAATGTAATAAGCAGGTTTATCCTCTTGTAACAAAATATTGTTTTGCAAAAATGATTGCAAATTTTCTTTTGCTTTTTGATATACAATTGGATCGTGAACATCCGTTCCTGCGGGGAGATCTATTTCACTTTTTGTAATATGCAAAAATGAATAAGGACTATGTTCAGAATTGGCTCTCGCTTCATCACTATTAAGCACATCATAAGGGAGACTACCCACTTGGGATGCCAATTCTGGTTGGGGTCTTACTGCTTTAAACGGTCTAATCCTAGTCATATTGGTATTATCGCTAAGGAAATATTATCCTTTTTGTGCTTCAAAATTTTTCATTAATGAAATCAATGCTTCTAAATCTTCCATGGGTAATGCATTGTACATGCTCACTCTCAATCCACCTACACTGCGGTGTCCTTTTACTCCGACCATTCCATTAGCTTTACATTCATCCAAAAATGCATTTTCTAAAGTTTTATCATCAATAGTAAAAGTCGCATTCATTCTACTTCTATCTTCTTTGACTACTAAAGGACGGAATAGATTACTTTCATCCAAATAGTTGTAGAATTTAGTCGAGCGTGCAACTGCTCTTTTCTCCATTTCTTCCAAACCCCCTTCTTTTTTGATCCATTTTAGCGTCAATAGAGATACCAAAATAGAGAAAACTGGAGGAGTATTTAATAGGGATTCTGCCTTAATATGTTCTCTATAGTCCATAATTGGCGGAATCGGACGTTTTATTTTTCCTAATAATTCTTTTTTTACCACAACAATCGTTACGCCAGCACTACCAATATTTTTTTGAGCACCTGCATAAATCATATCATATTTATCAAAATTCATCGGGCGACTAAAAATATTGCTACTCATATCCGCAATCAAAGGCACGCCGTTGCTGATGGGCTCCGTAAACCATTCCGTACCTTCCACCGTATTATTTCCTGTAAAATGCAAATAAGGCGCATCTGCAGGCACGGTGAAATCTTTTTGAATATAACTATTGTTTTTATCTTCTGTATTGCTGACAACATTTACATTTCCAAAATATTTGGCTTCTTGGATTGCTTTTCTGCCCCAGATACCGTTGTTGATATACGCAGCAGTAGCATCATTGTCCAAAAGATTCATTGGCACTTGCATAAATTGCGTCGTACCACCACCTTGCAAATAAATGACTTCATAATCATCGCCCAATCCCATCAATTCCTTGACCAACGAGCGCGCTTCATTAATAGTATCTACAAACCAATTGGTACGATGTCCAATTTCTAAAATAGACAAACCAATACCATTAAAATCATGCACCGCCGCAGCCGCTTGATCCAATACCTCTTGAGGCAATATTGATGGACCAGAATTGAAATTATATTTTTTCATTTATTTGAATACTTTAATAAAGCTGAAAAGTACGATATTTAACCGAATACTTATTTTAATGCGATTTGTGTTCTAAATCTGTAACACCTCCTGATACAGTAAATTTCATCGCTTCCGAGGATTTTACATGATCACCGACAAATTTAATTTTTTCATTAGGAACCATATAAGTTATCCCTGAAAGTGCATAAGAATGGGGCACATAGACAATTACATGATCATCCAAACCAAATACGCTTGCACTATCTTGCGTAATAAAACCTATACGCCAAATATCTGCCCCATCTACATTTACTAAAACAGGTTTATCAAACTTCTTTTTATTACCCGTAAATGCTTGTAAAAAATCTTTGACCGAAGAATAAATTAATTTAATACCTGGTGTTTTTTCTAATAGATGGTCTAAAAAATTGACCATTTTTCCGACTAGATAAGTGGAGGAAATTCGACCTATAATTAGTAATAAGGCTAGCGTAACGACTAACCCTAAACCTGGAATCCTGTATAATCCAAACGCATCCTGTTTGAATATTTGTGGGAAAAAGGTTCCTAAAATATTCGGAATAATATTATCAACGGCAGTAAATATCCACCAAACCACATAGATTGTCACCGCCAGTGGCGCTATAACAATCAATCCTTGTAAAAAATATTGAAATAGGGATCTTATTGAAAATGGACTCCTTTTCTTTGCCACAGATTTATTTACTTTTGAATGAGGTGCGAAGTTCTTTGCTTTTATACAAGCAAAAAAATATATTTTACTTTGGCAACCATTTTTAAGCAATATTGTATTTAGATCATAGACTCAAAAAAACATGCAAATAGTAATAACAGGTGCTTCGAAGGGATTAGGATTAGCAATGGCAGAGCGATTTTTAAGCGACACAAGTGGACATACAGTCATCTTATGTGCTAGAAATAAAGAATTATTGAAAGAGAAAGCAATCAATCTTCAAGCTAGATTTCCAAGAACTTTAGTACATTATTTTGGCGTAGACCTTTCCAAAAGAAAAGATATAGTTAAGTTTTCAGAAAAAGTTAATCATATTGGGACCACGGATATACTTATAAACAACGCAGGATTATTTGTACAAGGTAATACGTTTGACGAACCAGAAGGCCAATTGGAATCTATGCTGACGACAAATCTATTGAGTGCCTATCATCTGACTCGTGCCTTACTACCTGCCATGATTAACAATAAATTTGGACACATATTTAATATTTGTTCCGTGGCATCTTTAAAAGCATATCCCAATGGAGGCTCTTATAGCATCAGTAAATATGCATTAGATGGATTTACGAAAAATCTCAGAGAAGAATTAAAAGACAAGGGCATCAAGGTCACTGGAATTTTCCCAGGAGCGACCTTAACAGATAGCTGGGCAGGAGTAGATATAGACCCAAAAAGAATAATGGAAGCAAAAGATGTTGCGGATATGGTTTATACAGCTAGCTTTCTATCTGCTCAGGCTGTCGTAGAAGATATTATTTTAAGACCACAATTGGGAGATTTGTAAAGCGATTCCTTCAATTTTTATCTTCATTGTCGGCTTCATTTGGGTCGACAATGAAAACCTCTTCACTATCTTTTTTCATATAAAGTTGCTCTCTAGCATATTTTTCCATCGTGCTATTATTTTTATGCAACTCTTCCAATTGTTCTTTTGTAGAATCAATTTGTTTGAGATAAAAATC from Rhizosphaericola mali includes:
- a CDS encoding SDR family oxidoreductase; protein product: MQIVITGASKGLGLAMAERFLSDTSGHTVILCARNKELLKEKAINLQARFPRTLVHYFGVDLSKRKDIVKFSEKVNHIGTTDILINNAGLFVQGNTFDEPEGQLESMLTTNLLSAYHLTRALLPAMINNKFGHIFNICSVASLKAYPNGGSYSISKYALDGFTKNLREELKDKGIKVTGIFPGATLTDSWAGVDIDPKRIMEAKDVADMVYTASFLSAQAVVEDIILRPQLGDL
- a CDS encoding M28 family metallopeptidase, encoding MGRLLLTIFLILNLGNVYAQQDAIYGKKMVKKLAAKRMNGRGYYKKADAKAAKFIAQQMQDWYVAPFSNNTYKQTYQFPVNYFPDKMKVAIDGKNLQPGVDFLIGATSNSAKGKFNIVEGKRRDLLDTANMFSLVRKAKSNFLYFNNEKDSTESKEMTEVINQNMEYLQYSPDVDIKGVILYSPQKLTWTVVPFQSNKTMIELHKKIEAPTTLKLDVTAKFDSAYTTQNLAGYIRGTQKPDSFIVVSAHYDHLGRMGKRTLFPGGNDNASGTGFVLSLMRHYALHPPKYTMVFLFFSGEEIGLKGSEYFTQNPLFDLRKIKFLWNFDMAGTGKTGIQVVNSTIFTKQFTILDAINKSIHLLADIKVRGSAANSDHYWFYKKGVPCFFSYTLGGVNYHDINDTYKSLPFDAWGNYQLLVERFFDAL
- a CDS encoding tetratricopeptide repeat protein: MKKTFLLASLMSLGLGAMAQSAEADSKDIMGSLQDIGFGKAIERLDASLKQYPDNYELQQDKVLVNYYNRNFSNVISLGKPLLERSDAQDMVFQLVGSAYSSIVQYKDAIKVLSKGINKFPNSALLYAELGSAYLGDLDQKEAIKVFEKGIQVDPNISGNYYELAKLYATNNNPLWSVLYGEMFVDLESLTPRTKEIKILLFNQYKALFASSTVIGKYISSGKPFEKAVATTLEKYTNILSDGVTTESLIALRGQFIVDWFQSDNYKTYPFRLFDRERQLLKQGNFEAYNQWLFSSSNEAAYNNWASLHQDDLNAFNTFHRSVIFKPLKGEYYSH
- a CDS encoding DUF502 domain-containing protein → MAKKRSPFSIRSLFQYFLQGLIVIAPLAVTIYVVWWIFTAVDNIIPNILGTFFPQIFKQDAFGLYRIPGLGLVVTLALLLIIGRISSTYLVGKMVNFLDHLLEKTPGIKLIYSSVKDFLQAFTGNKKKFDKPVLVNVDGADIWRIGFITQDSASVFGLDDHVIVYVPHSYALSGITYMVPNEKIKFVGDHVKSSEAMKFTVSGGVTDLEHKSH
- a CDS encoding FtsB family cell division protein yields the protein MAVDKKTIIKYLKNKYIITTCIFLALILFFDRNDLFVQLQRKHDLNKILKSKDFYLKQIDSTKEQLEELHKNNSTMEKYAREQLYMKKDSEEVFIVDPNEADNEDKN
- a CDS encoding RluA family pseudouridine synthase, producing the protein MNEELDNITPEENSESLYERSSFVVDKGQDLLRIDKWLHAKLAGVTRNKIQQSIAAGFLTVNGQIVKSNYKVHPGDQVLLMSLTAPPDTSEIVPENIPLEIVYEDDAVIVINKKPNMVVHPGVGNYTGTLLNAIAYHFQKANINTDDEALPRYGMVHRIDKNTTGLIVLAKTAVAAAHLAKQFFDHTVHRRYVAVVWGDMEEEEGTVNAHIARHPRNRKIFAPFPEGEIGKHAITHWKVLEKLNYVTVVECRLETGRTHQIRVHMKYIGHTLFNDAEYDGNRILKGTVYGKYKQFVDNCFEICPRVALHAKSLGFIHPTTGEEVLFESELPEDMTQLIQKWEKYISYAN
- a CDS encoding sialidase family protein; translated protein: MKKLLFLLFILSVSTSYIFAQKQYQIIDSGTIINEPNFKMYHAVTIVQIDKDSLLYAWFAGDHEGAKNVCIWGSYRNLKNKNQFSAPFKLAEGVTSKGDSMACWNPVLFKSTTGQLFLDYKVGPNPREWWAERKISLDNGHTWTNPDKLSDSLLGPIRNKPIQLQNGTILYPSSTESNDEKKWISHIENSDKYGKNWKYLPINCDTFGVIQPSILKYKKGKLQLLMRSRQNVIVSTWSTDNGNNWSKLQSINLPNPNSGIDAVTLHNDLQMLVYNPMLAGKDWWMGRAKLKVAISKNGIDWQDILTLENHDKGEYSYPAIIEDSNHIIHIAYTDDRKNLKFVDVKM
- a CDS encoding energy transducer TonB — its product is MTKRHAIFILLIWLISLPLSTLKAQKEELRHIYYFDSLDHATVEDSSVFQNKQYKTEEGWRIEYWERREQPQFILYRSETKSDTSYKPKWVKILRYYKNGTPMEYKFLKSGIPQSTIHYDKYAVKNAEIKYKNGRIVQQLGWDSLGHSIVPFKYEQKAQFSISPKGWQDFISKNLNADIPRDKNAPIGNYKVIVRFSIDTLGNVENVKTIQDPGYGTAEEAMRVIKNSPKWKPAIFLNKKIIYTQSQLITFQVLDNPSVLFEDTIIKYTDETQKYVSAKNATHKIVDYKVNDTTRVTTILNIATNKFVGKASTIFSKDGHIYVNMQALNSQGNTITLTKTVDNKIKRILKYHPNGRKSSDVQFGENGIPINTRRWDENGNLIK
- a CDS encoding DUF1015 domain-containing protein — its product is MTRIRPFKAVRPQPELASQVGSLPYDVLNSDEARANSEHSPYSFLHITKSEIDLPAGTDVHDPIVYQKAKENLQSFLQNNILLQEDKPAYYIYSLTMDSREQTGIVAVSSLDDYENDIIKKHEFTRPEKEIDRINHIQITEAQTGNVFLAYRNLAELDSLVQNWRNNHAPLYDFVAEDGVKHMVWVVDSYVEIEAITELFAKKIPNTYIADGHHRAASAAKVRTALYTESKVEPAHFLTTLFPANQLHIMEYNRVVRDLNGLGSNDFLKEIAINFDVETSDFQVLPAEPHIFGMYLEKQWYSLKSKSTIINEDPIGILDVSILQNGLLDPILGIQDPRTDKRIDFIGGIRGLDELERLVDSDKMKVAFSLYPVTIDQLFAIADSGNVMPPKSTWFEPKLRDGLLTHLINE
- the serC gene encoding 3-phosphoserine/phosphohydroxythreonine transaminase — encoded protein: MKKYNFNSGPSILPQEVLDQAAAAVHDFNGIGLSILEIGHRTNWFVDTINEARSLVKELMGLGDDYEVIYLQGGGTTQFMQVPMNLLDNDATAAYINNGIWGRKAIQEAKYFGNVNVVSNTEDKNNSYIQKDFTVPADAPYLHFTGNNTVEGTEWFTEPISNGVPLIADMSSNIFSRPMNFDKYDMIYAGAQKNIGSAGVTIVVVKKELLGKIKRPIPPIMDYREHIKAESLLNTPPVFSILVSLLTLKWIKKEGGLEEMEKRAVARSTKFYNYLDESNLFRPLVVKEDRSRMNATFTIDDKTLENAFLDECKANGMVGVKGHRSVGGLRVSMYNALPMEDLEALISLMKNFEAQKG
- the lipB gene encoding lipoyl(octanoyl) transferase LipB, producing the protein MVQKVYFKDLGNMEYKDAWDLQERMLKERVEKKSEARKLSDQPDYAAAGIQHELLFVEHPLVYTLGKTGHEDNVLISDTEREEMGIEYFHINRGGDITFHGPGQIVGYPIFDLEQMKQDLGWYLRSMEQVMIDTIAEYGIEGGRSKGETGVWIEPDHTRKICAMGIRCSRWVTMHGFALNVNTDLDYFNYIVPCGIQGKTATSMEKEIGRKLDMEEVKATLRKNFEKIFNVEIVIE